One part of the Parabacteroides distasonis ATCC 8503 genome encodes these proteins:
- a CDS encoding capsular polysaccharide biosynthesis protein CapF: MKILVTGSNGFVGRNLVCQLKNIRDGKARYYGDLTVCAVYEYDIDSTQEELERYCSDCDFVFNLAGVNRPQNHEEFMQGNFGFASTLLDTLKKYQNNCPVMISSSIQATLAGRFGTSEYGKSKKAGEELMFRYGEETGAKVLVYRFPNLFGKWCRPNYNSAVATFCNNIANDLPITVNDPAVELELLYIDDLVEEMIAALKGEEHRCEFDGVETVLKEDGRYCAVPITHKVTLGEIVRLLEGFKNQPSSLIVPEIPYNSFAKKLYSTFLSYLPKEKVAFPLKMNVDQRGSFTELLRLTNCGQVSINISKPGITKGQHWHHSKWEFFIVVSGHGLIQERKIGTDEMIEFDVSGDRIEVVHMLPGYTHNIINLSDTEDLVTVMWANESFDLNHPDTYFEPVKKE, translated from the coding sequence ATGAAAATATTAGTGACCGGCTCTAATGGGTTTGTCGGCAGAAATCTTGTTTGCCAACTCAAAAATATACGGGATGGCAAGGCGAGGTATTATGGTGATCTGACCGTCTGCGCCGTATATGAGTATGATATTGATTCGACACAGGAAGAGTTGGAGCGATATTGTAGTGATTGTGACTTCGTATTCAATTTGGCAGGAGTGAACCGTCCGCAGAACCATGAAGAGTTTATGCAAGGAAACTTTGGCTTCGCCTCTACACTGCTTGATACGCTGAAGAAGTATCAGAATAATTGTCCTGTTATGATCTCTAGTTCTATACAGGCTACGTTGGCGGGACGTTTCGGAACGTCTGAGTATGGTAAGAGCAAGAAGGCAGGAGAGGAACTTATGTTCCGATATGGTGAGGAGACGGGGGCGAAGGTGTTGGTGTATCGTTTTCCGAATCTGTTTGGAAAATGGTGTCGACCTAATTATAACAGTGCTGTCGCTACGTTCTGTAATAACATTGCCAACGATCTGCCTATCACTGTCAATGATCCGGCAGTAGAGTTGGAACTGCTTTATATAGATGACTTAGTGGAGGAGATGATAGCAGCCTTGAAGGGAGAGGAGCATCGTTGTGAGTTTGATGGTGTAGAAACGGTGTTGAAAGAGGATGGTCGTTACTGTGCGGTTCCCATTACCCATAAGGTGACTTTGGGTGAGATCGTTCGATTGCTGGAAGGCTTTAAGAATCAGCCGAGCAGCTTGATAGTTCCGGAGATACCTTACAATAGTTTCGCTAAAAAGTTGTATAGTACCTTCTTGAGCTATTTACCCAAGGAGAAGGTGGCTTTTCCCTTGAAGATGAACGTGGATCAACGTGGTAGTTTCACGGAATTGCTTCGTTTGACGAATTGTGGACAGGTGAGTATTAATATCTCTAAGCCAGGTATAACCAAGGGGCAACATTGGCATCACAGCAAATGGGAGTTTTTTATAGTAGTTTCCGGTCATGGCTTGATACAAGAGCGAAAGATCGGTACAGACGAGATGATTGAGTTTGATGTGAGTGGTGATAGAATTGAGGTGGTTCATATGCTTCCGGGTTATACGCATAATATTATTAATCTCTCCGATACGGAGGATCTGGTAACGGTAATGTGGGCGAATGAGAGTTTTGATTTGAACCACCCGGATACCTATTTTGAACCTGTTAAAAAAGAATAG
- the wecB gene encoding non-hydrolyzing UDP-N-acetylglucosamine 2-epimerase has translation MATFKNNGKLKLLIIVGTRPEIIRLAAVINKCRKYFDVVLAHTGQNYDYNLNGIFFKDLKLADPEVYLDTVGDDLGATMGNIIDKSYKLMVELKPDAVLVLGDTNSCLSVIGAKRLHIPIFHMEAGNRCFDECLPEETNRRIVDIISDVNICYSEHARRYLNAAGTPKERTYVVGSPMAEVLHNNLERIKASDVLSRLGLEKGKYILLSAHREENIDTKANFFNLMNAVNAMAEKYDLPILYSCHPRSKKYIEQRGFRFDPRVIQHQPLGFHDYNHLQINAFAVVSDSGTLPEESSFFLSIGNPIPAVCIRTSTERPEALDKGNFILAGITTEQVLQAVDVAVEMNRDGALGFPVPNYMDENVSVKVVKLIQSYTGVVDKMVWRKE, from the coding sequence ATGGCAACATTTAAGAATAATGGGAAATTAAAATTGCTGATCATCGTTGGTACTCGTCCGGAGATTATCCGGTTGGCAGCTGTTATTAATAAGTGCAGAAAATATTTTGACGTGGTATTGGCTCATACGGGTCAGAACTATGATTACAATTTGAACGGGATCTTTTTCAAGGATCTGAAGTTGGCGGATCCAGAGGTTTATCTGGATACCGTAGGGGATGATCTTGGTGCTACAATGGGTAACATAATCGATAAGAGTTATAAGTTGATGGTTGAGTTAAAACCGGATGCTGTACTTGTGCTGGGTGATACCAACTCATGCTTGAGTGTAATAGGAGCGAAGCGTTTACATATCCCTATCTTCCACATGGAGGCTGGTAATCGTTGTTTCGATGAGTGCCTTCCAGAGGAAACAAACCGCCGTATAGTGGATATCATATCAGACGTGAATATTTGCTACAGCGAGCATGCTCGCCGCTATTTGAATGCCGCAGGTACTCCTAAGGAGCGTACTTATGTGGTAGGTTCTCCAATGGCTGAAGTCTTGCATAATAATTTGGAGCGGATCAAGGCTAGTGATGTGCTAAGCCGATTGGGATTGGAGAAAGGCAAGTATATCCTTCTTTCTGCTCATCGGGAGGAGAATATCGATACGAAGGCTAATTTCTTTAACTTGATGAACGCAGTGAACGCTATGGCAGAGAAGTACGATTTACCGATCTTGTATTCTTGTCATCCTCGTTCTAAGAAATATATTGAGCAACGGGGTTTCCGGTTCGATCCTCGTGTGATTCAACATCAGCCCTTAGGCTTTCATGACTACAATCATCTTCAGATAAACGCTTTTGCGGTCGTATCTGATTCCGGAACGCTTCCGGAGGAGAGCAGTTTTTTCCTGTCTATTGGCAATCCGATCCCTGCGGTATGTATTCGCACAAGTACGGAACGTCCAGAGGCATTGGACAAAGGAAACTTTATCTTGGCTGGCATCACGACGGAGCAGGTACTGCAAGCGGTGGATGTGGCTGTTGAGATGAACCGAGATGGAGCGTTGGGCTTTCCGGTTCCTAACTATATGGATGAGAATGTCTCGGTAAAGGTGGTGAAACTGATTCAGAGTTATACCGGGGTGGTAGATAAAATGGTTTGGAGAAAAGAATAA
- a CDS encoding PIG-L deacetylase family protein — protein sequence MKYLIVVAHPDDEVLGAGASISRWTQNGDIVDVAIMCAEAKARAFRPDDNELEDDTNASTKYLGVDRIFEATFPNIEMNTVPHLRLVQFIESAIKESEPDIVITHHPADTNNDHLQTSMACQEAIRLFQRRPEVKRVKEFWYMEVPSCTEWAINNAMNLFRPNCYVEVGQEGVDAKITALGMYRGVMRPYPHPRSAEYITGLAAVRGSQWGTNYAESFEIVLREY from the coding sequence ATGAAATATTTAATTGTAGTTGCTCATCCCGACGATGAGGTTTTGGGAGCGGGAGCTTCTATCTCTAGATGGACCCAAAATGGCGACATTGTAGATGTGGCTATCATGTGTGCAGAAGCAAAAGCTCGTGCGTTCCGTCCCGATGATAATGAGTTGGAGGATGATACGAATGCCAGTACCAAATACTTGGGAGTGGATAGGATATTTGAAGCGACTTTCCCTAATATCGAGATGAATACGGTGCCGCATTTGAGATTGGTGCAGTTTATTGAAAGTGCTATCAAAGAGAGTGAGCCGGATATTGTCATTACGCATCATCCCGCTGATACGAATAATGATCATTTGCAGACTTCCATGGCTTGCCAAGAAGCTATCCGTTTGTTCCAACGTAGGCCCGAGGTGAAACGGGTGAAGGAGTTTTGGTATATGGAGGTGCCAAGCTGCACGGAATGGGCTATTAATAACGCTATGAATCTGTTCCGTCCTAATTGTTACGTGGAAGTTGGTCAAGAGGGTGTGGATGCGAAGATTACGGCATTGGGAATGTACAGAGGAGTGATGCGTCCTTATCCGCACCCTCGTAGTGCCGAATATATTACTGGCCTTGCTGCTGTTAGGGGGAGCCAGTGGGGAACGAACTATGCTGAAAGCTTTGAAATCGTATTAAGAGAATATTAG
- a CDS encoding sugar transferase produces MYRYFFKRFLDIVLSGIAMIALLPVYLVLAIIVRISMGSPILFSQERIGKGEKPFKLYKFRSMTNARDKEGNLLPEEQRVTRAGALIRSSSLDELPELWAIFIGDMSFVGPRPLRMDDLPYFNESERARHSVRGGLIPPDSLSGKVFTTYEEQFEYEVYYANHLSLWLDLKVFFLTFSIIIKRMTNDYGNDFRPHLKEYRTNEIMK; encoded by the coding sequence ATGTACAGATATTTCTTTAAACGTTTTTTAGATATTGTATTGTCAGGCATTGCCATGATTGCTCTGTTGCCGGTATATCTTGTCTTGGCTATTATTGTCAGGATCTCTATGGGTAGCCCGATCTTGTTCTCTCAAGAGCGTATCGGTAAAGGGGAAAAGCCTTTCAAGCTGTATAAGTTCCGGTCGATGACCAATGCACGAGACAAGGAGGGGAATTTACTTCCGGAGGAACAACGTGTAACTAGGGCTGGGGCTTTGATTCGTTCTTCCTCCCTTGATGAATTACCGGAACTATGGGCGATTTTCATTGGCGATATGTCTTTTGTTGGTCCACGTCCACTTCGGATGGATGATCTTCCGTATTTCAATGAATCTGAACGAGCACGTCATAGCGTACGTGGAGGTTTGATTCCTCCCGACAGCTTGTCTGGCAAGGTCTTTACAACGTATGAGGAACAATTTGAATATGAGGTGTATTATGCAAACCATTTATCTTTATGGTTAGATTTGAAGGTGTTTTTCTTGACATTTAGTATAATAATTAAGCGTATGACGAATGATTATGGTAATGATTTCAGACCTCATTTGAAAGAGTATCGAACCAATGAAATAATGAAATAA
- a CDS encoding diaminopimelate decarboxylase — protein sequence MEQAIRNLIKSNGTPFYLFDEKGFIDNYRKLEGIFKAIYPNYQLSYSYKTNYTPFVCQLVRSLGGYAEVVSDMEYTLAKKLGYDNKQIVYNGPSKGEEMFDHLEHQGILNIDSLDEAKRIISYVKGHPDRNYTVGIRINMHVGGDFISRFGLVPESKELQETVSLIKETVNLNLIGLHCHISRSRGVEAWTKRTEIMLKAADDYIDGVPAYISLGSGMYADMPEFLKQQFGGDTVPTYEDYADCTIQPFADHYKDVENQPILFTEPGTTVVARYLSFVTKVLSVKEVRGRYIANMDGDYHNLGEICTMKKLPVTVLSGGKEQHTYTNMDIMGFTCLEQDVLYPGFEQSIAEGDILVFDNVGGYSIVSKPQFIKPQSAMYVLRTNGEVEQIMRAETFDDVFNKFSFKF from the coding sequence ATGGAACAAGCTATTAGGAATCTTATTAAGAGTAATGGTACTCCTTTTTATCTGTTTGATGAAAAAGGCTTCATTGATAATTATAGAAAGCTGGAAGGTATCTTCAAGGCTATTTATCCTAATTACCAGCTTTCTTATTCCTACAAGACCAATTATACTCCTTTTGTTTGCCAATTGGTTAGATCGTTGGGTGGGTATGCCGAGGTAGTTTCTGATATGGAATATACACTGGCTAAAAAGTTAGGTTATGATAACAAACAGATTGTTTACAATGGCCCCTCAAAAGGAGAGGAGATGTTTGATCACTTAGAACATCAAGGTATATTGAATATAGATAGTCTAGATGAGGCGAAGCGTATAATTTCTTATGTTAAAGGGCATCCTGATAGAAATTATACGGTTGGTATTCGTATAAATATGCATGTGGGTGGTGATTTTATTTCTCGTTTTGGGCTAGTGCCAGAAAGTAAGGAATTACAGGAAACGGTTTCTTTAATTAAAGAAACTGTCAATCTGAATTTGATCGGTCTGCATTGTCATATCAGTCGCTCAAGAGGTGTGGAGGCTTGGACTAAACGTACGGAGATTATGTTGAAAGCGGCGGATGACTATATTGACGGGGTTCCAGCTTATATTTCGTTGGGAAGCGGTATGTATGCTGATATGCCTGAATTTTTGAAACAACAGTTTGGGGGTGATACCGTGCCTACTTATGAAGATTATGCGGATTGTACGATCCAGCCTTTTGCTGACCATTATAAAGATGTGGAAAATCAACCTATCTTATTTACTGAGCCTGGTACTACTGTGGTAGCTCGTTATTTGAGTTTTGTAACGAAAGTTCTTAGCGTTAAAGAGGTAAGGGGACGATATATAGCTAATATGGATGGTGATTATCATAATTTGGGTGAAATCTGTACTATGAAAAAATTGCCGGTAACTGTTTTGTCAGGAGGTAAGGAACAGCATACTTATACTAATATGGATATCATGGGATTCACATGTTTGGAACAAGATGTACTCTATCCGGGATTTGAACAATCTATCGCAGAAGGTGACATTTTGGTGTTCGACAATGTTGGTGGTTATTCCATTGTGTCTAAGCCACAATTCATCAAACCTCAAAGTGCCATGTATGTCCTGCGTACCAATGGTGAGGTGGAACAGATTATGCGGGCAGAGACTTTCGATGACGTATTCAATAAATTTAGCTTTAAATTCTAG
- a CDS encoding ATP-grasp domain-containing protein, giving the protein MRDIVVLSSACGAFFMPGFFKCLKANKERNIKIVGCDISNDPAMNLLVDKYYQVPKYTDSNFVDVLLNICKNEKVDVFFPHISMELPSILKRMDDFKKLDVKVAISNNETLEIANSKYQLYEFMKDKGLVVPKYFLVDSAKTLRNRIGELGYPQKPVCVKMTQNSGSRGVRIVRANLSKSDLFMHEKPSSQNVTLEEMYEIIDGCQPIPEMIAMEFLPGVEYTVDLLADQGNTLYIAGRRNTTSSMSIAQSSVVEKKSDAYQLCKDIVRELNLDGNIGFDFMLDENDTPWLTDLNPRVTATIVLYAGAGLNLPYLRVKQLLGEELPPIEIKYGTKLLRKYWDILYNEDGLIKL; this is encoded by the coding sequence ATGAGAGATATAGTTGTATTAAGTTCGGCGTGTGGAGCATTCTTTATGCCGGGTTTCTTCAAATGTCTGAAAGCAAATAAAGAAAGAAATATCAAGATTGTCGGTTGCGATATATCCAATGATCCTGCGATGAATTTGCTGGTGGATAAATATTATCAAGTTCCCAAATATACTGATTCTAATTTTGTAGATGTTCTTCTGAACATTTGTAAGAATGAAAAGGTAGATGTGTTTTTTCCGCATATTTCTATGGAACTTCCTTCCATTCTAAAAAGAATGGATGATTTTAAGAAGCTGGATGTAAAAGTGGCTATCTCGAATAATGAAACACTTGAAATCGCTAACAGTAAATATCAGCTTTATGAGTTTATGAAGGATAAAGGGTTGGTGGTGCCGAAATATTTCTTGGTAGATTCTGCCAAAACACTTCGTAATCGTATCGGAGAATTGGGTTATCCTCAAAAGCCTGTTTGCGTTAAGATGACACAGAATAGTGGTAGTCGTGGGGTACGAATCGTACGTGCTAATTTGTCGAAATCAGATTTATTTATGCATGAAAAGCCTTCTTCTCAGAATGTGACATTAGAGGAAATGTACGAGATAATAGATGGATGCCAACCTATACCTGAAATGATAGCGATGGAATTTCTTCCAGGTGTAGAATATACGGTGGATCTTTTGGCTGACCAAGGAAATACATTGTACATTGCGGGGAGAAGAAATACGACTAGTTCTATGAGTATCGCTCAAAGTAGTGTGGTGGAAAAGAAAAGCGATGCTTATCAGCTATGTAAAGATATTGTGCGTGAATTAAACTTAGATGGTAATATTGGTTTTGATTTTATGTTAGATGAGAATGATACTCCATGGTTAACAGATTTGAATCCGCGTGTCACTGCTACCATCGTATTATATGCTGGAGCTGGTTTGAATTTACCGTATTTGAGAGTGAAACAATTATTAGGTGAGGAATTACCGCCAATAGAGATAAAATATGGTACCAAATTATTACGTAAGTATTGGGATATTTTGTATAATGAGGATGGTTTGATTAAATTATAA
- a CDS encoding NAD-dependent epimerase/dehydratase family protein, producing the protein MKRVLITGAGSYIGTNIENWLNRFPSKYQVASIGTINNEWKKTDFSSFDVVIDVAGIAHIKITEDLRDLFYSINRDMTIDICQTARESGVKQFIFLSSMNVYGDDCGIVTDKNNENPSSFYGDSKLQADKVIQSMNDDSFAVCSVRPPAIYGKGCKGNYPLLVKYGQKLPVFPDYPQRKSLIFIDNLCEFIRLLIDNNSKGIFCPQNIEYASTSVMVNAIAKYSGHKIWLTTLLNPFVWLGIKLIRFVQRAFDDDAYDLSLSNDFDGKYNVVSFEESIKRSV; encoded by the coding sequence ATGAAAAGAGTACTGATAACAGGAGCCGGTAGCTATATTGGGACAAATATAGAAAACTGGTTAAACCGATTCCCCTCAAAATACCAAGTTGCTTCTATTGGAACAATAAATAATGAATGGAAGAAAACAGATTTCTCTTCTTTTGATGTAGTGATAGATGTCGCTGGTATTGCTCATATAAAAATTACGGAAGACTTAAGGGATTTGTTCTATTCGATTAATCGGGATATGACGATTGATATATGCCAAACAGCAAGAGAGTCAGGAGTGAAGCAATTCATTTTCTTGTCGTCAATGAACGTTTATGGAGATGATTGTGGTATTGTCACAGATAAGAATAATGAGAATCCTTCTAGCTTTTACGGAGATAGTAAACTGCAGGCGGATAAAGTTATTCAATCCATGAATGACGATTCGTTTGCGGTATGCAGTGTTCGTCCACCAGCGATATATGGTAAAGGTTGCAAAGGGAATTATCCTTTACTAGTGAAATACGGGCAAAAATTGCCTGTGTTTCCTGATTATCCGCAGAGAAAGAGCTTGATTTTTATTGATAATCTATGTGAATTTATCAGACTGTTGATTGATAATAATTCTAAGGGGATTTTTTGTCCGCAGAATATAGAGTACGCTTCCACTTCTGTTATGGTAAATGCTATAGCGAAATATAGTGGTCATAAAATATGGTTGACTACATTATTAAATCCTTTCGTATGGCTAGGTATAAAACTGATTCGTTTTGTACAACGTGCTTTTGATGATGATGCTTATGATTTGTCATTAAGTAATGATTTTGATGGAAAATATAATGTGGTTTCTTTTGAGGAATCTATAAAAAGATCTGTATAG